The DNA sequence tttaaaaaattgtgtattattgttataacaattattattataaatcagaTTACCAAAGGGTAGTGGAATCAGCTGATCATTTtaactcaatgtattttttttatttcattatgccATTAACAGTTTGTTTTATAGAAATAATGTGAAGTAATGTTTACCTAAAACTTACTtacaaaaaacatgacaaaaagccAGATTTGTAAACGATCTAGAAGCCACTCAGCATGTGTTTTTGCATTCCaccactattttttatttttattttttttaattgttggtcAATGCACCAGACAAAGTCAAAAGTCTAGGTCGAAACATAGAGACAGCCCTTGTGCCATTGTATTGTGTTTGCAATGAAACAAACATGCTTGTTGCACTCTACTAGTTGAAACACTTCCAGTGATATACGAGACGACTGATCTGATCTGACCTGTGTGAGGTTGAGCCCATCACTTCTCACTGCCAGTGAGTCACACGTCTATAACAGCATGTCCTTGCCACTggcattgttcagaaagagagagagacagagagaacgtTTTATGAGGGAGGAGAGAAGAGATGAGACTATCATCTACCTCAGGGGCCATTTCTGGATATTTCCTGCCTTTACTCTTCCCCAGACACTTAGGACGCGCACCTTCCAACCTCTGACACCAGAATCCTTTACCCTCATCAAAGCTGCAATACACAGATAACACAGGGTTTTATATAAGAAACAGGTTCAGATTATTCACTGCTATAGTGTTCATTAACAGAGTGAGCTGAACAGTGGGACTCACACGAGAGCCTGGGTGTAATTTAAGATGGGTGTGACCCCCAGAAACCTCTGGATGCTGTCCATCACCAGAGCTGGGTTAGATCGGAGCAGGGTGCCATCTACGATATGAAGCTAATGTGGGGGAAAAAAGAGTTCAGAAAACAAAAAGCAATGCTAATTTTGAAAAGTTTTACtgagatattttgagaaaaatatttGTTGGTAATTAATCCTATACTGGCAAAGTAAGCAGTGTTGTGAACTAAAAATAAATCtggaataaaatagaaataaataaatctggaattaaataaaacattagaaattGTGCCTTGGAAACTAACCaaaatttactgaaataaattactgaaataaattaagatgctaaataaaaatgacaagcacataaatatattatatatatataaaatccaatTCAGAATATTAGATTAGGTAATTTGTGTTTATTTCCTCTGTAATGCAAAGCTTGacatagaattaaaataaataaatagaaccaCATTCAAACCTACAGATTTCAAATGCTTTTGGCCCGATAGTTGTAAAACACATCAAAAACAAGAGAAGGCAGTCACACACAGATAACCGCAGTACCTGTCTGGCCTGGTAGTGCACAAGCCAGCGCTCTAGATGTGTGGCGTAAGCCCCAGGCTTAAGGCTGTGGTTCTGAAGGGTCAACAGCTCTTTAGATGCAGACGGACCTGCTGTTACAACCTCATGGAAGGTGTGGTTAATGGCAGTAGGTTCCTGGTGTGCTCGCTGGTGCTgacaagacataaaaaaaaaacacacacaacttaTGTCATCATTTCTATGGCGAAAGAGAAAGGTGCATTGTTAAGATAAATGCTAACTGGCTAGGACAAAGCTTCAGACAAAAACCTCTACTTTCTGCAGTCCATATACAGGCTGCCCTGTTAATGCACAAAGACTGAAAGGTAGAAAAAATCTACGGCTGCCACAAAGACGTGATTTTTCAGTATGTAAATCAGTGATGGGTGTCAGTTAATGGGAATATCTTCTGAGTGCCACTCCATTAAAATAAATTGCTAACAGGACCTTTAAATGATTACTACTGCTAGACAATTACAGAAAACAGACCACACAACATGAGAGAAAGATGGAGGGAGAATGAGAGAAAGGTGGTGTAGAGTACCTGATACCAGGAGTAGGCTCTGTCGACTGGGTTGATCAGCAATGCTATGATCTTGGCTCTGGGCAGTAAGGCGGCAGCCCTCTTTGGAACCACCTCTGTATCAAAGTAGTTGGCACTTTTCTCAAACATGAAGTCTGTGCTGACGTTCGAGGGAAAGGGAAAGAAGTCCATGTACCTGCAAAAGATTAAGACACGCAATAACAACAAATATGCTACAAGAGGCTACAATAGatgattttatttagtattttattaaaagaaactATAATGCCATCTCATTTTTACTTGTCATGTACCTAAGTGATTGATCAATTACATGTTCAATATGAAACCTAGACAGCATTACAGATATAATAAAGTAAAGGGGGGATACAAACAAACTTCTTTTGACTAATGACTAATGGCTGGGAGTGAAAAAGCTGTGCGGTGTATATTACCAGTCAATGCCGTTGTGGTAATTCTGCCCGTTAAAGAACTGGATCTCCTCAAAGGTGACTGGGCTGGGGAAGTTGCTGGTGATGGCTGGGTGAAGGGTCAGGAAAAAGTGCAAAGCTGAGGTACCTGTGGTCAGAAATAAACAATATCAAACGCAATCTCTAAGGCAGTATTTTGGACAATTTATTTATTCGGTTACCCCGAGGAAGATTTATGGTTTGAGTATGGAAATACTAAGACTCACCTGTTTTCTGTGGGCCAATAACCAGAAGTTTGGGCAGCCTATCACAGGTCTTCTCTTTAGACCAGATGTCTTTATGTCTCTTGTCATGACAGGGGTTCTGAATGGATGAAAAGACACCATTtcccattttatttaattaatggaTTCACATAACCATCCATTCCTTATTACGGTTTTATTAAATGATTAGTTTGTTTTTCCTTTTGCAAGTCAAGCACCAATCACTGTAATTAATAGATCTAAATTATGATACATCTCtatatatgttataatataaataaatgaatagatgcATAAGTACATATTTATTAATGCAACTATTATAATTGTGATTATGATCACAAagatgttttgtatttattactGTTTTGCCTTCATTATACCTGCCATAGGGGGTCCATCTCTTCTGGAAAGATCTGGAAGTATTTCTCGGCTAGTTCCAAAGGAGGTAGAGTCTGTATTTGTAGGTTGGTCCAGCACTGCACAAACTTCACCAGAGACTCAAAGGTGTAGAGGCCGAGCCGATCATTTCCGTAGTTAGACAGGTGTGTCATGAAGATGCTGATCTGAGGGTGGGACCATgttatttacagtacatgtaacttcattttgtttcctttttagtTTTGTTTCTTTATGCAAACATCTCCTATTTTCATTCTGAAGATCAATATCaagtttattttttcagttgCACTAGCAAACACTTCAGGCGATAGGGCCGGACACAAACAAAAGCACAGAGTGCACCAGCAGGACTCGGTCACTTCTTAAGGCTCTgggaaatataaaacaaacacccACAAAGAAAAATATACCCACTCCCATTCGCTcaacaaacacacaagcacaaacaCTGAGAGGAAACTCACAGGGTTGAGGAGGATGGTGAGGAAGAGTTCTCCTCCACGTATGCTCTTGTCCAGCTCACGAGAGCCTCCAGGGTACTCATTATAGAAGATGGTGTGAGTAAAAAGGCCACATGTCTGCCTGGGCAACACCTGCAGACAGAAGAAGAAGGTGAGAGACCTGTACAGACAGGATTCAATTCAGCTTCAGCCACTGCACAGACGTCCTCCAAGACGAACGTATTAGAAGGAATGAACCAGCCATTAGACATTTAATCTGATCATGGTGGGCACAATTGAGCTCAGGCTAcaataacattttgaataatttttctTGGATTTGAAAACACTGGGtctaattaataaaacacaagcaAAATGAATTTCTATATTGTTTGTTAAATCATTATTGGATACACTGTTGAACTGAATTGTATAATGTAAGATTTACACAGAAAattgttgtattttattaataaaggccctttcacaccaaatgCAATATGGAAAAACTAGTCACAGACACATTACTGCtcaaaaaaggtttttttattatttaaattctgcaaggatgcattaaactgatccgTAAAGacaatttataatgttaaaaatatatatatattttaaataaatgctgtttttgtaaacttcctatcaaaaacctttaaaaaagtaTCATGGCTTCCAcgaaaaatactaagcagcacaactgttttgaaccccgataataataagaaatgttacttgatcaccacatcagcatattagaatgatttctgaagaattatggaacactggagtaatagctgctgaaatcTAACTGCAATAATGCAGTATcaaatcattaaattaattaaaattaactttaatCTCTTATTAATATCTTACTTATAAAAATAAGATGTACACAAACTATGTTGTGAATGAATACTGAATAAATTGTATGCAAAAGACAATATACACTGATTCTCTCCTTATGTTTTTCTATATAAGATTATCAAGCTTTACAGTAAAGTGGCAATATTTTACCTTTATGCCACGATGTATGAAGCCCCTGCGATGGCGTGCCGGTCTAAGGTGTGGATATTCTTCTGTGCTGGTAGCTGTGATCTCCCATACGCTTTTCCAGGCCTCGTACAGCTGGCTGTGTACAGGATACACCCCTGAATGGTGGGGGGCCACAGCGTACCCCATGTCTGTGGGAATGCCATGCTCCTGCAATGGCAAGAGACAAACAAACTCTCATGATGATCAATCACAAAGCTACTCACGTAATAACACTGCCAAGTCTTATGGGGCGACCAGGAGTGGAAAAGATGAGAAAAGTCGATACGAGACCCATTAGAGATGCTGTTAACAAGACATGTCATCAGGGCGTGCATGAGAGAGAAGCTTTTGATTATGTTCCTCtgcagaggaaaaaaaacaactcaGTGTGTCAAGAGGCAAAGTTATTTCTAACGCCACAGGAGGGTGGTAGACAAAAACATCCTCAGATGAGCAAAGGGCTTTACTTCAAGTCCAAGGTGCCACTTTAAGAGCTccatgtgtgtgtatctgtgagaTCCAAAAGCTCCAGTTATAAGGACGACCGATTGCAGGCTCATTAAACCTGTCTTCTTCATTGAGCAGTGCAGGAGAAGGCATATGTCAATGTCTGCTCTAAAGACAGGATGTGACAGAAGGATTAGTGGAAGGAGGAAAGGGCTTGTTAGTATTCACGGTGCACTCTttctcactgtctgtctgtctgtggtcCATATCCCACTCCAATGACCATCATTATACCAGGGTGGGCTCGATTCAACAGGCCAAATTCACAATCTCCTCGGCGGATGCACACTGAGTCAAGGTCAAAGAGAATCCTACCGATCCAATGAAAAAGTGCTAATACAAATCTATAATGAAATACCAACATGAGATAAAGCTTGCGGGCAGAGAATCGATTCTCACACCTCTGCGACAGCAGTAATAATGGCTGGAAATAGTAACACAATGATGAAGGAACAAAGCGAGCTTACCTGTCACAACACAGCAAAAGGAGGGAAAAAACTAATAtggaaaatatattcaatatgCATTTGCTTATCTaagtttaatatttgaaaaaaagaataTGTAAATCTTTTGTTAGTTGGTTGAAGTATGTAAACACTTTCAAGATATTCAACCAATGGAGTGCCAACAGGGGTGGAATTACCTGTGTGGCCGACAATGGTAGACGTCTGGAGTCTTCCATTGTGCAAGTGCCAAAACACTCCTCCCCGACGTGCCTAAATGACTACCGCCCCGTTGCACTCACACCTATTGCTATGAAGTGCTTTGAGGGACTGGTCTTATCACACCTCAAGGACGGCCTCctacccacactggacccacaacAATTTGCCTACCGAAGCAATAGGAGCATAGAGGATGCACAGTGCTGCTCTCAGTACTCACACTTGGACCATAACAACATAtatgatgttgtttgttgactacagctcagcatttaacactgtcattaccctccaagctgaccacaaaacttgggaAACCTGGACATTAAAACCTCCCTCTGCTGCTGGATTATGAACTTTTTGACCAACAGACCTCAGCATATTAGGTCAGGCCACACCTGCTCCACCACCATCTCACTTAACACCggtgtaccacagggctgtgtgctgagcccattcctctacttcctctacacccacgactgcaagcctgtgcatggatccaactccatcattaagtttgcagatgacaccacggtgatcgGCCTCATCAGAGACAACGATGAAAtggcctacagggaagaggttcAGCACCTGGCTGAATGGTGCGCTGACaacaacctgctccttaacaccagtaagacaaaggagctcattgtggacttcaggaagaagaaaggaagcacgcatgaccccatccacattaacgggatggttgttgaacagGTCTCCAGTTTCAAGTTCCTgagaaccaccatctcggaggatcTATCCTGGACGACagacacctccagcctggtcaagaaggctcaccagcaccTCTTGCTCcttaggacactgaagaagaaccagctgtcttcagccatcctagtgaacttctaccggtgtgcgaaCGAGAGCATTCTGACCAGTTttatcacagtctggtatgggaactgctcattTGCTGCCCGCAAGGTACTgtagagggtggtgaaaactggcCAACGCATCAAAGGGACACCACTTCCTACTATTGAGGACACTCTTCTCACCATGACCATAGACTGTTTATCCTCCTGCCCTCTGGGAGGTGCTTCAAGAGCCTTCGGACAAGAACCAGCAGACTCAGGAAtggctttttccctaaagctgtctccttactAAATTTTGCCCACTGAACATCCCCCACTCCCCCCACCACCACTACCCCcctacacattcacacacagactaCTACACACTCCTCACCCCTCCTTATCAATACATCtggtttacaacaacaacaaaaaatcttatCTGTGTATTTAGTGcacatttgtaacatattgtagacATTGTATgtcctgtacttactgcttattgcaatTCTGGTTAGATGCTTACTGCATTTCGATGTCTTGTACCTTACATCTCCAATGACAAAGTTGAATCTGATCTAATCTAATATTAGGTTTGCAGTTCTGTTTGGTGCAATTAGTGGCACAGAAATCAAATAGTTCAGCTTTAAGATGTATAATTTCACCAACAAACCTGTGCAAACTGCATGTTGAGTCTCATCTGCTCTGCCAACACGCTGACATTGTGGAAAAGGTGCGGCTGCATGTGACTCCACATGTGTGGAAACCACCAGAACTCATGCCGGTGCTGCAACAGCATGTCGTcgccttcatcctcctcctctgtacctgcaaaaacacatacacatactgctGAAGTTTAATAGTAAAGACATCTGGGTCTAAAAGAGCAtaagaaaatatgtttgtttgaattttgtatcatcaaagaatcctgaaaaaaaatcgaTCACatcttccacaaaaatattaagcagtgctACTATTTctaagtaatgatgctgaaaattcagtactGCCATCACATAATGAAAATTAAGAATAAATGAa is a window from the Carassius gibelio isolate Cgi1373 ecotype wild population from Czech Republic chromosome A13, carGib1.2-hapl.c, whole genome shotgun sequence genome containing:
- the LOC128026271 gene encoding bifunctional heparan sulfate N-deacetylase/N-sulfotransferase 2, whose translation is MPPSLPQSCVCAVAMGLWKLVRGVRQLELHRLILVLIVFCLLSMAFLAYFVSNSPKIKEAPPMPFSDCGGVVAAAAGGQRAPLFLPTFTVQQRMVKAVDNSRTEPVVLVFIESIYSQLGQEIVAILESSRFHYHTEIAPSKGDMPTLMEHDVGRYALVIYENILKYVNLDAWNRDLLDKYCTEFGVGIIGFFKANENSLFSAQLKGFPLFLHSNLGLQDYHINPAAPLLYITKPNEVEQGPLPGNDWTVFQSNHSTYEPVLLAVTKSSEALAHLGPLRTLHATVIQDLGLHDGIQRVLFGNNLSFWLHKLIFVDAISYLTSKRLCMSLERHLLVDVDDIFVGKEGTRMKVTDVKALLDTQNKLRMLVPNFTFNLGFSGKFYHAGTEEEDEGDDMLLQHRHEFWWFPHMWSHMQPHLFHNVSVLAEQMRLNMQFAQEHGIPTDMGYAVAPHHSGVYPVHSQLYEAWKSVWEITATSTEEYPHLRPARHRRGFIHRGIKVLPRQTCGLFTHTIFYNEYPGGSRELDKSIRGGELFLTILLNPISIFMTHLSNYGNDRLGLYTFESLVKFVQCWTNLQIQTLPPLELAEKYFQIFPEEMDPLWQNPCHDKRHKDIWSKEKTCDRLPKLLVIGPQKTGTSALHFFLTLHPAITSNFPSPVTFEEIQFFNGQNYHNGIDWYMDFFPFPSNVSTDFMFEKSANYFDTEVVPKRAAALLPRAKIIALLINPVDRAYSWYQHQRAHQEPTAINHTFHEVVTAGPSASKELLTLQNHSLKPGAYATHLERWLVHYQARQLHIVDGTLLRSNPALVMDSIQRFLGVTPILNYTQALVFDEGKGFWCQRLEGARPKCLGKSKGRKYPEMAPETRAFLTEYYREHNLELLQLLNRLGQALPTWLREELQNTSWS